The Prochlorococcus marinus XMU1419 nucleotide sequence TAGAAATTTGAACATTAAAATGAACTTCTCAAAAAAGAAAGTCTTCAAAAAATTAAAAATAAAAATCAAGAAAGAAATAGTTACTATGGGTGTCCCTGAAATAGACCCTTTAGAAAATAATGGGACCTATGTTGACTCCGCTGATTGGAATAAGTTAATTAAAAATCAAAATACAATAGTCATTGATACTAGAAATCATTATGAGGTATCCATAGGTACATTTCAGAACTCTATAAACCCAAATACAAAAAATTTTAGCGAATTTCCCAAATGGGTAGATAATCATCTAGATACCTATATAGAAAATAAAGATTCTACGAATATAGCAATGTTTTGTACCGGAGGAATAAGATGTGAAAAAGCTACTAGTTTGCTGAAAAAAAAAGGTTATAAAAATATTTACCACCTACATGGGGGTATCCTTCAATACCTTGATGATATTCCAAAAGAAAAAAACTTATTTGAAGGTGAATGTTATGTTTTTGATAAAAGAGTTGCTTTAGATCAAGAATTAGAAAAAGGATCCTA carries:
- a CDS encoding rhodanese-related sulfurtransferase, translated to MKGKNYKIVSLYSFFPFQENLILDLKNKLLKIENENDLSGLLIFASEGINGTICAEKNVIDIVINLLNKYSDNRNLNIKMNFSKKKVFKKLKIKIKKEIVTMGVPEIDPLENNGTYVDSADWNKLIKNQNTIVIDTRNHYEVSIGTFQNSINPNTKNFSEFPKWVDNHLDTYIENKDSTNIAMFCTGGIRCEKATSLLKKKGYKNIYHLHGGILQYLDDIPKEKNLFEGECYVFDKRVALDQELEKGSYSICHACGMPVSIQDQERKEYRKGIQCHFCIDQFSDDDRKRFEERQKQIDSLTVKNHRIHKD